A single window of Elusimicrobiaceae bacterium DNA harbors:
- a CDS encoding phage portal protein, with protein MKWFQNLLDKQISKLGYAKNYLSPAGAWPLEAGINPPKLPDPSGHDFYPYMRAYADKAWVYACVSAVANAVAGSEFCLKNEKGRIVDDHPAMQLMYRPNSFMSGRELREWIIASLELTGNAYILKDARVNGRPGELFPLISHLVEVVPSKNPQKPIDGYRYRVSGKTACYKADDVIHFRYFNPFDFFYGLAPLAAARFAADTLCAAENYNRAFFENSATISGILSTDSKLDAATRERIMRAWNEKYRGPEKAHRVALLEGGLSWQSTGMSQKDMDFVAAMKLNRETVLAIFHVPPAMVGLFEYAPQYNTQEQQRIFWQNCVMPKTTRIMETLTEFLLPDFDPGGKLYFDPDFSGVSALRDDETARSQAAETYYRIGFSREEITEALGLPFPRKAKGLPKHCR; from the coding sequence ATGAAATGGTTTCAAAATCTTCTGGACAAGCAAATCTCGAAGCTGGGGTACGCAAAAAACTATCTTTCCCCGGCGGGCGCGTGGCCGCTGGAAGCGGGAATAAACCCGCCCAAGCTGCCGGATCCGTCAGGCCACGACTTCTATCCCTATATGCGCGCCTACGCCGACAAGGCCTGGGTTTACGCCTGCGTATCCGCCGTGGCGAACGCCGTGGCGGGTTCGGAATTCTGCCTTAAAAACGAAAAGGGCCGGATTGTGGACGATCACCCCGCGATGCAGCTGATGTACAGGCCCAATTCGTTCATGTCAGGGCGGGAATTGCGGGAATGGATTATCGCCTCGCTCGAGCTGACCGGCAACGCCTACATCCTCAAAGACGCACGGGTTAACGGGCGGCCCGGCGAGCTGTTTCCGCTGATCAGCCATCTGGTCGAGGTGGTGCCGTCGAAAAACCCGCAGAAGCCGATTGACGGGTACCGCTACCGCGTGTCCGGCAAAACCGCCTGCTACAAGGCCGACGACGTGATCCACTTCCGCTATTTCAACCCGTTCGACTTCTTTTACGGGCTGGCTCCGCTCGCCGCGGCCCGGTTCGCCGCGGACACGCTGTGCGCCGCCGAAAATTACAACCGGGCGTTTTTTGAAAACTCCGCCACGATTTCCGGCATACTCTCAACCGACAGCAAGCTCGACGCCGCCACCCGCGAGCGCATCATGCGGGCCTGGAATGAAAAGTATCGGGGCCCTGAAAAAGCACACCGCGTGGCGCTGCTGGAGGGGGGGCTGTCGTGGCAATCAACGGGTATGTCCCAGAAAGACATGGACTTCGTAGCGGCCATGAAACTCAACCGCGAAACGGTGCTGGCCATCTTCCATGTGCCTCCCGCAATGGTGGGGCTGTTCGAATACGCGCCCCAGTACAACACACAGGAACAGCAGCGCATTTTCTGGCAGAACTGCGTGATGCCGAAAACCACCCGGATAATGGAAACGCTGACCGAATTCCTGCTGCCGGATTTCGATCCCGGCGGAAAACTTTATTTCGACCCGGACTTCTCCGGCGTATCCGCCCTGCGCGACGACGAAACCGCGCGTTCGCAGGCCGCGGAAACTTATTACCGTATCGGCTTTTCGCGCGAGGAAATAACCGAGGCGCTGGGCCTGCCGTTCCCGCGCAAAGCCAAAGGACTGCCGAAACACTGCCGCTAA